A region of the Candidatus Zixiibacteriota bacterium genome:
CTCTAAAAAGCTTTCATCCAGAATAAAAATTCCGATAACTTTCTGGGATGAGAGGTTGACCACAGTTGAATCTCTGAGGGTTTTAAGAGATACAGGAGCAAAACTTCATAAGCATAAAAAGAAAGTGGATATGCTTTCAGCGGCATTCATTCTTCAGGGATACCTGGACAATCTGCGAGTGAAGAAAAATGAGAAACCGGAATCCTGAGACCCCGGCTTAAGAGAATATATCTGAGTATCTCAACTCTATTGGTTCTGCTTTTGCGTAATAGCTTAGATAGGTAATCTATTTTATTGGCTCAAAAATGAAACGTCTTGTCAGAAGAAAAAATCTCACCAAAATTGGCATATCTTTTTTCATACTCTTA
Encoded here:
- the ruvX gene encoding Holliday junction resolvase RuvX encodes the protein SKKLSSRIKIPITFWDERLTTVESLRVLRDTGAKLHKHKKKVDMLSAAFILQGYLDNLRVKKNEKPES